The stretch of DNA GACTTCCTGGACGCCCTCGCGGGCCGCGAGTTCGTCCTCGATGGCGGCCATCTTCTCCTCGGCGACGCCGTCGTACTTCTCGAACTCCAGGTACTCCGTCGCCGGGTCCTCGGGGTCGTCGCGGGTCCGGACCCGGCCGGTGAAGGTGGCGACGGCCCCCGCGTACTCGGCCGCCGGCGACCGCTCGGCCTCGGCGACGAGCGAGTCCAGCGTCTCGAACGGCTCCGTCTCCTCGAGGGCGGCCACCAGCGCGTCGAGGTCGACCGAGTCGGCGTCGCGGGCGCGCTGGAGCGTCTCGCCGCCGTGTCCGTCGTCCCCGCCGAGCACGACCGTCGGCAGGTCGGCCTCGCGGTACCCCTCGACGAGACAGTAGTCGTACTCGGGCGCGAGGTCGGCGAGCAGGTCGTCCAGCGTCCGGTCCTCGCCGGTCGCGAACCACGACCCGTCGGTCGTCACCCCGTAGGTCTCGGCCGCGCCCGCCGCGCGGTGGCGCGCGGTGTCTTTCCCCTCGGTGTCGAGGTCCGGGTCGCAGTTGATGTGCTTGATCGTCGCGACCCGCCCCTCGGTCGCGAGGCGCTCGGTCAGCCGTTCGACGAGCGTCGTCTTCCCGCTGTCCGAGGGGCCGACCGCGCGAAGTACCTTCATGTCCGGACGCAGGAGCGCCGGGCCTATCAGTCCTCTCGTCCGGCCGGGCGAGGACGAGCCGTCGTCGGACGTCCGCGAGAGCGGGCCGGCCGACCGGCGGCGGGCCGCTCTCCGGCGGGCGGAGTGCCTCTGACACCCAGTCGGTCGTCGTCCGGGGGTGACATAAGACTACCGAGGTACTCGTGTGATATTACCGAGGGATGGACGGGCGGGGCGCGACCGACCGCGGTCCTCTGTGCTTTTGTCGCCCCGCGGCCAAGCCACCGGTATGAGCGACGACGCCCGCCGCGAGTTGGTGGACCTGTCGACGGCCCGCGAGACCGTCGACGAACTGGCCGTCGGAACCGGCGCGGAGTCGGTCCCGCTGTCGGAGGCTCGGGGCCGGACACTGGCCGAACCGGTCCGGGCCGGCGTCGACGTGCCGGGGTTCGACCGCGCCGCGATGGACGGCTACGCGGTCCGTGCGGCCGACACGCGGGGAGCCGACGAGGCGACCCCGGTCGCCCTTGACGTGGTGGCGGAACTCCAGGCCGGCGAGGCCCCGGAGAGGACCGTCGGAGCGGGGGAGGCCGTCGAGATCGCGACGGGGGCGGTCGTCCCCGCGGGAGCCGACGCCGTCGTCGTCGTCGAGCGGACCAGCCGCGACGCCGACACGGTGGCGGTCCGGGACGCGGTGCCGCCCGGCGAGAACGTCCTGCCCGCGGGGGCCGACGTGGCGGCGGGCGACCTCGCGCTGAGCGCCGGCACCCGCCTGACGCCCCGGACCGTCGGCCTGCTGTCGGCCGTCGGGGCGGCGACGGTCCCGGTCCGAGACCGGCCCGAGGTGGCCGTGGTCTCGACCGGCGACGAACTCGCGCCCGCCGAGGCCGACCTCGACCACGACCGGGGGGAGATCCACGACGTGAACACCCCGGCGCTGCGGGCGGCCGTCGCCGCCGCGGGCGGCGAGCCGGTCGGCTTCGAGCGGGTCCCGGACGACCGCGGGGCACTGACCGACGCGCTCTCGCGGGCGGCCGAGCGGGCCGACCTCGTGCTGACCTCGGGGTCGACCAGCGCCGGGAGCGCGGACCTGCTGGCCTCCCTGGTCGCCGAGCGCGCGGACACCGAACTGCTGGTCCACGGCGTCGACGTCCAGCCCGGGAAGCCGACCGTGATCGGCCGCATCGGGGACACCCCCTACGTCGGCCTGCCGGGCTACCCGGTCTCCGCGCTGTCGGTGTTCCGGGTGCTCGTCGCGCCGGCCGTCCGCGAGGCGAGCGGGACGCCCGCGACGACGATGGAACGGCGGGCGGAGCTCGCGACGCGGGTCCGCCACGACGGCGGTCGGCACCGGCTCGTCCCCGTCGGACTGGTCGCGGACGGCGACGGCGCGACGCTGGCCTACCCCGTCGACAAGGGCAGCGGCGCGACGACGAGCCTGGCCTACGCCGACGGCGTCGTCACCGTACCCGCGACCACGAACTACGTCCCCGCCGGCGAGGGTGTCACGGTCGAGCTGTTCGACGCCGACGAGCGGCCCCCGGACCTGCTGGCCGTCGGCGCGCGCGACCCGGCCGTCGGCGAGGCGTTCGCGGCCGTCGACCGTGTGCGCTTCCTCGCGCGGGGCACGCAGGCCGCCCGCCGGTGGCTCGACGACGGCGTCCCGGACGTGGCCGTCGTCACCGGCGATCCGCCCGACGGCGAGGTCCTGGCCGCGTGGGACCGGGAGTGGGGCCTGGCCGCGGGCTCGGACGTCGACTGCGACGGGCTGGCGTCGCTCGTCGACGGGGCGACGCTCGTCAACGCCGCCCGCGGGACCGGCCTCAGGGAGGCCCTGGACGACGCGCTCGCCGCGATGGGCGACGACCGCGACGAACCGGTCCGGGACTCGGTCGACGGCGTCACGGCCCACGGCCTCGACGGCCCGGCGCGACGGGTGCGGGCGGGCGAGGCCGACGTCGCGCCGGCCCTCCGTGCGACCGCCGAGGACCTGGGTCTGTCGTTCGTCACCCTGGGGACACAGCGGGTCTCGGTCGTCGTCGGTGCGGGCCGGGGGGACAAGCCCGGCGTGGCGGCGCTCCGGGCGGCGGCCGAGAACGGCGTCGGTGCGGCGCGCCCGGGCTACGAGCGGGTCGACGGGACGTGACGACCGCCCCTCCGGTTACACTCACCGGGTCCGTCCCGTCGACCCCACAACTTTCTTCTGACAAGATAACATTATGTTTTGATGTGAGTTACTTCCGACGAGTCGTGACAGTAGAGCGGCTGCTCTTGCTTTGCAGCCTCTCGTTCGTCGTCGTCGGCGTCGCGAACGCGCTCGGCGGGCGGGGGTCGGCGGCCGCCCGACTCGTCGAACTGACCGTCATCACCGGACTGGCGACCGGGCTGGCGGTCTCGGGCTACCTGATGTGTCGCCGCGTCGACGACCCGCGGTACGTCCTCTACTCGACGCTCGGACTCGGGCTGTTGACCGGCTCGCTCTCCCTGCTCGCCTCCTCCGTCCAGGTGCTGAAGGGATACACCCTGAACGAGCCGGTCTACTACGCCGTGGTGATGGCGGCCGGCGGGGCCGCGGTCGGCCCCTACCTGGGGTTCTACTACGCGCGCCTCCAGCGGAGCAACGAGGAGCTAAGCGAACGGTACCGGGACCTCTCGGCGCTGAACCAGCGGCTCGCCGTCGCGAACCGCGTCCTCCGGCACAACCTCCGGAACGACCTCACCGTCGTCGACGGCGTGGCGAAGGACCTCCAGCGGCGAGTCGGGGACGACGGGCCGACCGAGCACGTCGACCTGCTCAACCGCCGGACCGACAGCCTGCTGGAACTCTCCGAGACGATGGACGAGATCCGGGGCGTGTGGAACACCGACGAGCGAGTGGTCGTCGACCTCGCGACGGTCCTCCACGACCTGCTCGACGACCTCCGGACGACCTACCCCGAGGTGACGCTCCGCACAGAGGTCCCCGACAGCGCCCCGGTCGCCGCGCATCCGAAACTCGGGACCGCGGTCCGGGAGCTCCTGTCGAACGCGGTCACGCACAACGACCCGAGCGAGCTCACGCTCACCGTCACCGTCGAGGCGCGCCCCGAGTCGAACACCTGCCGGCTGGTGATCGCCGACGACGGCTGTGGGTTCGACGGCATCGAGCAGACGATGTTCTCGGACGCCGACCCCGACGTCTCGCCGCTCGAACACGGGGTCGGGCTGGGGCTGTGGCTCGTCTACTGGACCGTCGAGGAGTCCGAGGGAGCCTTCACGCTCACCAACGACGGCGGGGCGGTCGTCCGGGCCGATCTGCCGACGGCCGATCCGGCCGACGACGCGGTCGGCGTGGGGTCCGCACGTCCCCTCCGTGACAGGGGCGTCGCCGGTGCCGACGTCGGGTCTCCCACTCACTCGTAGGCCGCGAACTCCCGACCGAAGCGGAGGAAGTA from Haloarcula litorea encodes:
- a CDS encoding molybdopterin synthase gives rise to the protein MKVLRAVGPSDSGKTTLVERLTERLATEGRVATIKHINCDPDLDTEGKDTARHRAAGAAETYGVTTDGSWFATGEDRTLDDLLADLAPEYDYCLVEGYREADLPTVVLGGDDGHGGETLQRARDADSVDLDALVAALEETEPFETLDSLVAEAERSPAAEYAGAVATFTGRVRTRDDPEDPATEYLEFEKYDGVAEEKMAAIEDELAAREGVQEVLLHHRTGVVEAGADIVFVVVLAGHRAEAFETVEDGIDRLKAEVPLFKKEVTVDGEFWAHQHHEHEH
- a CDS encoding molybdopterin biosynthesis protein — encoded protein: MSDDARRELVDLSTARETVDELAVGTGAESVPLSEARGRTLAEPVRAGVDVPGFDRAAMDGYAVRAADTRGADEATPVALDVVAELQAGEAPERTVGAGEAVEIATGAVVPAGADAVVVVERTSRDADTVAVRDAVPPGENVLPAGADVAAGDLALSAGTRLTPRTVGLLSAVGAATVPVRDRPEVAVVSTGDELAPAEADLDHDRGEIHDVNTPALRAAVAAAGGEPVGFERVPDDRGALTDALSRAAERADLVLTSGSTSAGSADLLASLVAERADTELLVHGVDVQPGKPTVIGRIGDTPYVGLPGYPVSALSVFRVLVAPAVREASGTPATTMERRAELATRVRHDGGRHRLVPVGLVADGDGATLAYPVDKGSGATTSLAYADGVVTVPATTNYVPAGEGVTVELFDADERPPDLLAVGARDPAVGEAFAAVDRVRFLARGTQAARRWLDDGVPDVAVVTGDPPDGEVLAAWDREWGLAAGSDVDCDGLASLVDGATLVNAARGTGLREALDDALAAMGDDRDEPVRDSVDGVTAHGLDGPARRVRAGEADVAPALRATAEDLGLSFVTLGTQRVSVVVGAGRGDKPGVAALRAAAENGVGAARPGYERVDGT
- a CDS encoding sensor histidine kinase, coding for MSYFRRVVTVERLLLLCSLSFVVVGVANALGGRGSAAARLVELTVITGLATGLAVSGYLMCRRVDDPRYVLYSTLGLGLLTGSLSLLASSVQVLKGYTLNEPVYYAVVMAAGGAAVGPYLGFYYARLQRSNEELSERYRDLSALNQRLAVANRVLRHNLRNDLTVVDGVAKDLQRRVGDDGPTEHVDLLNRRTDSLLELSETMDEIRGVWNTDERVVVDLATVLHDLLDDLRTTYPEVTLRTEVPDSAPVAAHPKLGTAVRELLSNAVTHNDPSELTLTVTVEARPESNTCRLVIADDGCGFDGIEQTMFSDADPDVSPLEHGVGLGLWLVYWTVEESEGAFTLTNDGGAVVRADLPTADPADDAVGVGSARPLRDRGVAGADVGSPTHS